A genomic window from Desulfovibrio gilichinskyi includes:
- the htpX gene encoding zinc metalloprotease HtpX, with the protein MTSQIKTFFLLAALTSIILFLGGMMGGRTGLIIAFGLAVFMNVGSYWYSDKIVLKMYKARQLSRNDAPQVFAMVEELAANAGIPAPRLFLVDQDSPNAFATGRNPENAVVAVTSGIMRVLTPEELRGVLAHEIGHITNHDILIQSVAAVLAGAIMMVASMLKWGALFGFGGRDEDGPSPLVVIGLAIIAPIAATVIQMAISRSREYLADATGARISHSPKSLASALYKLDAAARNIPMDANPATENMFIINPFNGASMSKWFSTHPSTEERIAKLMEMDRNL; encoded by the coding sequence ATGACCAGTCAGATTAAAACTTTTTTTCTTCTCGCCGCGCTAACCTCGATTATTCTTTTTCTAGGCGGCATGATGGGCGGGCGTACCGGTTTGATTATTGCTTTCGGTTTAGCTGTTTTTATGAATGTCGGCAGTTATTGGTATTCGGATAAAATTGTACTTAAAATGTACAAGGCAAGGCAGCTTTCAAGAAATGATGCTCCGCAAGTTTTTGCAATGGTTGAAGAACTAGCTGCCAATGCAGGTATCCCGGCTCCGAGATTATTTCTAGTTGATCAGGATTCACCTAATGCGTTTGCCACCGGTAGAAATCCTGAAAATGCGGTTGTTGCTGTAACCAGCGGAATAATGCGTGTTCTTACACCTGAAGAATTGCGCGGGGTGCTTGCTCATGAAATCGGACATATTACAAATCATGATATTCTTATTCAGTCTGTTGCAGCTGTGCTTGCGGGAGCAATCATGATGGTTGCCAGTATGTTGAAATGGGGAGCTCTTTTCGGCTTCGGCGGCAGGGACGAAGACGGTCCCAGTCCGCTTGTAGTCATCGGGCTTGCTATTATAGCTCCTATTGCCGCAACTGTAATCCAGATGGCTATTTCACGCTCCAGAGAATACCTTGCCGACGCAACAGGTGCCAGAATTTCTCATTCTCCTAAATCCTTGGCTTCTGCCTTGTATAAGCTTGATGCTGCAGCTCGCAACATCCCTATGGATGCCAACCCTGCTACTGAGAATATGTTTATTATCAATCCGTTTAACGGAGCAAGCATGTCTAAATGGTTTAGTACGCATCCTTCCACTGAAGAACGTATCGCTAAGTTGATGGAAATGGACCGTAATCTTTAG
- a CDS encoding trypsin-like peptidase domain-containing protein, with amino-acid sequence MKHVHNKLIVTFFAIVALAHLGFITGNGHCENLRLTPVVRAVQKTSPAVVNITVARIVERGVSPFAQFFKNDPFDMFLEGGVGGPTRKFRALSTGSGVIINGPRGLVLTNAHVLAGGSDITVRLINGDEFKAEIIGSDADFDLAVLKIKGANGLPQVQMGDSSDIYIGETVIAIGNPFGYTHTVTTGVVSALKRTVKSEDGAFTDFIQTDAAINPGNSGGPLLNILGELIGINTAMQAHAEGIGFAIPINRAKRVVEELLASGKVSPVWLGLSGQDLDQSSANYFGLARVHGLLVSEVYRGMPAAQAGLASGDVILAVNGIEVEDKDAYISLLRAQTHSDDVVLDVLHRGRKEKIKVRPTSLDPQQLENFAWSKWGIKIGKDSRGNGVLVSAVQKDSPAAKLGLQPGDKIHQIGNRRLKIPQDFLDSFLRYRLNRKVLMEVQRGRNFYHVKLNS; translated from the coding sequence ATGAAGCATGTTCACAATAAATTAATTGTAACCTTTTTTGCTATAGTTGCTCTGGCCCATTTAGGTTTTATAACTGGAAATGGACATTGTGAGAACTTGCGGCTTACTCCTGTGGTCCGCGCTGTGCAGAAAACTTCCCCTGCTGTTGTAAACATAACTGTTGCACGGATTGTTGAACGTGGAGTTTCTCCATTTGCCCAGTTCTTTAAAAATGACCCTTTTGATATGTTTCTTGAAGGAGGGGTTGGCGGGCCGACTCGCAAGTTCAGGGCATTAAGTACCGGGTCAGGCGTGATCATTAACGGACCGAGAGGGCTTGTGCTTACTAACGCGCATGTTCTAGCCGGAGGAAGTGATATTACGGTCAGGCTGATTAACGGCGACGAATTTAAGGCTGAAATTATCGGTTCTGATGCAGATTTTGATCTGGCTGTGTTGAAAATAAAAGGTGCCAACGGTTTGCCTCAGGTTCAGATGGGCGATTCTTCCGACATTTACATAGGGGAAACGGTTATCGCAATCGGTAATCCCTTCGGCTATACGCACACAGTTACAACAGGAGTTGTTTCTGCTCTTAAGCGTACGGTTAAATCAGAAGACGGAGCTTTCACTGATTTTATACAAACCGATGCCGCAATTAATCCGGGTAACAGCGGCGGGCCGTTACTGAATATTCTCGGTGAACTTATCGGTATTAATACTGCGATGCAGGCCCATGCAGAAGGCATCGGATTTGCCATCCCGATTAACAGGGCTAAACGAGTGGTAGAGGAACTTCTTGCTTCCGGGAAAGTTTCTCCTGTCTGGCTTGGACTGAGCGGGCAGGACTTAGATCAGAGTTCCGCAAATTATTTCGGACTGGCTCGTGTTCACGGACTGCTTGTCAGTGAAGTTTATCGAGGTATGCCTGCCGCGCAGGCTGGGCTTGCTTCCGGTGATGTTATTTTAGCCGTGAACGGTATAGAGGTTGAAGATAAGGATGCTTATATATCATTATTGCGGGCGCAGACTCACAGTGATGATGTTGTTCTGGATGTTTTGCACAGAGGCAGGAAAGAAAAAATTAAAGTTCGCCCAACGTCTCTTGATCCGCAACAGCTTGAAAATTTCGCATGGTCAAAGTGGGGCATAAAAATAGGAAAAGACAGCCGGGGTAACGGCGTACTTGTTTCTGCCGTGCAAAAGGACAGTCCTGCCGCAAAGCTCGGCCTCCAGCCCGGGGATAAAATCCATCAGATAGGGAATAGACGTCTTAAAATACCACAGGATTTTCTTGATTCATTCTTGCGCTATCGTTTAAACCGTAAGGTTTTGATGGAAGTTCAGCGTGGCAGAAATTTTTACCACGTGAAGCTTAATTCGTAA
- the thpR gene encoding RNA 2',3'-cyclic phosphodiesterase, which translates to MQKIRTFIAHPVPKEWEKALFDKAEMLNHNLQSKVAWVKPVNMHFTLKFLGDISEADIPLIDSVLKLIPFKSFEVGAGPGGFFPDQLKPRTIWIGLTKGSKEICDTATAVDNNLAHLGFDKNTKPYHAHLTLGRIKKQAKDNWIELARKISLISLPECTITELVLYQSELTPSGPIYTKLKTYTQNAY; encoded by the coding sequence ATGCAAAAAATACGAACATTTATTGCACATCCCGTTCCTAAGGAATGGGAAAAAGCTCTTTTTGACAAAGCGGAAATGTTAAATCACAACTTGCAGTCCAAAGTAGCATGGGTAAAACCTGTAAATATGCACTTCACTCTGAAATTTCTCGGAGACATATCAGAAGCGGATATTCCATTAATCGATTCAGTTTTAAAGCTGATTCCGTTTAAGTCGTTTGAAGTCGGCGCAGGTCCGGGTGGTTTTTTCCCTGATCAGTTAAAACCGCGCACTATCTGGATCGGCTTAACTAAAGGTTCCAAAGAGATATGCGATACAGCCACAGCAGTGGACAATAACCTTGCACACCTTGGGTTCGACAAAAACACCAAACCATATCACGCTCACCTGACCTTAGGCAGAATAAAAAAACAGGCAAAAGACAATTGGATAGAGCTCGCGAGAAAAATCAGCCTGATTTCTCTTCCTGAATGTACAATAACTGAATTAGTTTTGTATCAAAGTGAACTGACACCGTCAGGACCTATTTACACAAAACTTAAGACATATACTCAGAACGCTTATTAG
- a CDS encoding carbohydrate porin, translated as MIRFSSLLLLFLLIPGTCLAYTSNSLHNHLNLHGQAEPRQTGFMEDFRESWDKVQNATGPLTIDGDVLAYWQGYTDSRIAGDKKEGRNYGAYKARLRLNWQPIEEGQLFIQLQGGQSDTGSNPSSRGMVATPLNSLYTRTTAGGQVSISDVLYTQHFADKKIFVTLGWSDPESFLDDNRFAGNARLQFTNTIFNNDPIFDSIDENHPIIAAGYSPVKELRFTALAQSSTKSALPTDEHKQGFDGLTDDPFFGGQFTYSPTFGDLQGNYRFFGWTNTYKQPRIDGNGDSANWAIAFNMDQDLTKDFGVFARVGKANSAVNNITWSWSAGTNWKGPIAGRDGDVWGVAAGGVQGNKHTINNDIEFHYESFYQIKINNNFSIVPDLTYVSNPLANNGNDDIVFGMLKFLFTFSTP; from the coding sequence ATGATCAGATTCTCATCCTTACTGCTCCTATTCCTGCTCATACCCGGAACCTGTCTGGCTTACACTTCTAACAGCCTGCATAACCACCTCAACCTGCATGGTCAGGCGGAGCCACGGCAAACAGGCTTCATGGAGGACTTTCGAGAGTCATGGGACAAAGTCCAAAATGCAACAGGACCGCTAACCATAGACGGAGACGTACTTGCTTACTGGCAGGGTTATACAGATTCAAGAATAGCAGGAGACAAAAAGGAAGGGCGAAATTACGGAGCATATAAAGCCCGCTTAAGATTAAATTGGCAGCCCATTGAAGAAGGACAACTTTTCATACAGTTGCAAGGAGGACAGTCGGATACAGGCAGCAACCCTTCAAGCCGTGGTATGGTAGCCACACCTTTAAACTCGCTTTACACCCGGACAACAGCGGGTGGGCAGGTTTCTATTTCAGATGTTCTTTACACACAGCATTTCGCTGACAAAAAAATCTTTGTAACCCTTGGCTGGAGTGATCCTGAGTCTTTTCTTGACGACAACCGCTTTGCCGGAAATGCACGCCTCCAGTTTACAAACACTATCTTTAACAACGACCCGATATTCGATTCCATTGATGAAAACCACCCGATTATCGCTGCCGGGTACAGCCCGGTTAAAGAACTCAGATTTACTGCCCTCGCACAATCCTCGACAAAATCAGCCTTGCCTACTGATGAACATAAACAGGGATTTGACGGTTTAACTGACGATCCTTTCTTTGGAGGGCAGTTTACCTACTCCCCCACGTTTGGAGACCTTCAAGGCAACTACCGCTTCTTCGGCTGGACAAACACTTATAAACAGCCGCGTATTGATGGAAACGGAGACTCAGCCAACTGGGCGATTGCTTTCAACATGGATCAGGATCTAACCAAAGATTTCGGAGTATTCGCTAGAGTGGGAAAAGCTAACAGCGCAGTTAACAACATTACCTGGAGTTGGTCGGCAGGTACCAACTGGAAAGGACCGATTGCCGGCAGAGACGGCGATGTATGGGGAGTTGCAGCAGGCGGAGTGCAAGGAAATAAGCATACTATAAACAATGATATAGAATTTCATTACGAAAGTTTCTACCAGATTAAAATAAACAATAACTTTTCCATCGTACCGGATTTGACTTATGTATCGAACCCTTTGGCAAATAATGGTAATGATGATATTGTGTTTGGAATGCTGAAATTCCTATTCACTTTTTCCACACCCTGA
- a CDS encoding CinA family protein — MKNIVPQIANILVDKKWTMATAESCTGGLVSATLTDFSGSSAWFSGAIVAYSNEVKMSLLNVPEAIIKEHGAVSEQTVRAMAEGVCRAIGTDIGLSLSGVAGPTGGSPEKPVGTVWMGWHVNGTTYSKKFLFSGDRMSVKQQSLHKILEHLLEILKQS, encoded by the coding sequence ATGAAAAATATCGTACCCCAGATCGCAAATATTCTTGTTGACAAAAAATGGACTATGGCAACGGCCGAATCATGTACCGGAGGGCTGGTTTCAGCCACTCTTACCGACTTTTCAGGAAGCTCGGCATGGTTTTCAGGTGCAATTGTCGCGTACTCAAATGAAGTAAAAATGTCCCTTCTAAACGTTCCCGAAGCAATCATAAAAGAACATGGAGCTGTCAGCGAACAAACTGTCAGGGCTATGGCCGAAGGAGTATGCAGAGCAATCGGAACTGATATAGGTTTATCCCTTTCAGGTGTTGCCGGACCTACCGGCGGAAGTCCGGAAAAACCTGTCGGAACAGTATGGATGGGCTGGCATGTTAACGGAACTACTTATTCAAAGAAATTTCTTTTCTCCGGTGACCGCATGAGTGTTAAACAGCAGAGCCTTCATAAAATTCTGGAACACCTTTTAGAAATACTCAAGCAAAGCTAA
- a CDS encoding substrate-binding periplasmic protein, whose amino-acid sequence MRYIAIMIILNCLLAVPVANAEHRSMTFTTGDDKNFNRYKSMNEIVKTCFARMGIEINIIAMPSERSLYNANAGIQDGNFMRIEGISKDYPNLIMVPEPLSALIFVAFSRSKKIKIDGWESLLPYRVAWIKGWKICDQKLSNAKSATRLKSEENLFLFLERGRADIGVFGRAPGEACLKKLGITDVYPLSPPIAVNNSYIYVHKKHARLIPQIVKTLQEMKHDGTFQKISDKYDFINPLNTEIKTGLYSLHLQISSK is encoded by the coding sequence ATGCGTTATATAGCTATAATGATAATTTTAAACTGCCTTCTGGCCGTTCCGGTTGCAAATGCAGAACATAGATCCATGACTTTTACTACAGGGGATGACAAAAACTTTAATAGATATAAGTCAATGAATGAAATTGTTAAAACATGTTTTGCGCGCATGGGCATAGAAATAAATATTATCGCAATGCCGTCTGAACGCTCTCTCTATAATGCAAATGCAGGCATACAGGACGGAAACTTTATGCGCATTGAGGGAATTTCTAAGGACTACCCGAATTTAATCATGGTCCCGGAGCCTTTAAGCGCACTCATATTCGTAGCCTTCTCCCGCAGTAAAAAGATCAAAATAGATGGATGGGAAAGTTTACTTCCTTACCGCGTCGCTTGGATTAAAGGTTGGAAAATATGTGACCAAAAGCTTAGCAACGCAAAGTCCGCAACCAGACTTAAAAGCGAAGAGAATCTATTTTTATTTTTGGAACGAGGACGAGCTGATATTGGCGTTTTCGGACGGGCTCCAGGTGAGGCCTGTCTTAAAAAGCTGGGAATAACCGATGTGTACCCGCTGTCACCCCCTATAGCCGTCAATAATTCATACATTTACGTACACAAAAAGCATGCACGTTTGATACCTCAGATAGTTAAAACTCTTCAAGAAATGAAACACGACGGAACTTTCCAAAAAATTTCAGATAAATATGATTTCATAAACCCGTTGAACACTGAAATAAAAACCGGCTTGTACTCTTTACACCTTCAAATATCATCAAAATAA
- the serS gene encoding serine--tRNA ligase, producing MLDLKFVRSNLDVVRESLKNRNSKLNVDEFSELDDRRRELIQEVEVLKAERNSTSADVAKLKREGGSTDEIIARMGELSGRIKALDEDLKDIEASENNWLVSVPNIPDESVPVGATEDDNPVIRVWGEKPVFDFEPREHWDLAVELGGVDFERAAKLTGARFAVLRKWGARLERALTSFMVDIQTMEHGYTEIIPPYIVNRDSLYGTGQLPKFAEDLFKLENSDYFLIPTAEVPLTNLHRDEILDEEDLSVTYCAPTPCFRSEAGSYGKDTKGLIRQHQFHKVEMVRFAHPDKSFEDLELMTSHAEEILKRLNLHYRVITLCTGDIGFGAKKTYDLEVWLPGQDKFREISSCSNCGDFQARRANIKFKSKDSKKAQFVHTLNGSGLAVGRTFVAVVENYQQKDGTILIPDALKPYMGGLEVIKPE from the coding sequence ATGCTCGATTTAAAATTTGTTCGTAGTAATTTGGATGTTGTCCGCGAAAGTTTGAAAAATAGGAATTCCAAGCTGAACGTTGACGAGTTCAGTGAACTTGATGATCGCCGCAGAGAGCTTATTCAGGAAGTTGAAGTTCTGAAAGCCGAGCGTAATTCCACTTCCGCTGATGTAGCCAAGCTTAAACGCGAAGGCGGTAGTACTGACGAAATTATTGCCCGCATGGGTGAACTTTCCGGCAGAATCAAAGCTCTTGATGAAGATTTAAAAGATATTGAAGCCTCTGAAAATAATTGGCTTGTATCTGTTCCGAATATTCCTGATGAATCCGTTCCTGTCGGCGCTACTGAAGATGATAACCCTGTCATCAGAGTGTGGGGCGAAAAGCCTGTGTTCGATTTTGAACCGCGCGAGCATTGGGACCTTGCCGTTGAGCTCGGCGGAGTTGATTTCGAACGAGCTGCAAAGCTTACAGGAGCACGTTTTGCCGTGCTGCGTAAATGGGGCGCAAGGCTTGAAAGAGCTTTGACTTCTTTTATGGTCGATATTCAGACCATGGAACACGGCTATACTGAAATTATTCCCCCATATATAGTCAACCGTGATTCTCTTTACGGTACAGGTCAGCTTCCTAAATTTGCAGAGGATCTGTTTAAGCTTGAGAATTCAGACTACTTCTTGATTCCTACAGCGGAAGTTCCGCTGACAAATTTGCACAGGGATGAAATTTTGGACGAAGAGGATCTTTCCGTCACCTACTGTGCACCTACTCCTTGCTTCAGATCAGAAGCAGGATCTTACGGTAAAGACACAAAAGGACTTATTCGGCAGCACCAGTTCCATAAGGTCGAAATGGTTCGCTTTGCCCATCCCGATAAATCCTTTGAAGATCTTGAACTTATGACCTCTCACGCAGAAGAAATTCTTAAGCGTCTTAATCTACATTACAGAGTAATTACCCTCTGTACCGGAGATATCGGATTTGGTGCAAAGAAAACCTACGACCTTGAAGTCTGGCTTCCCGGTCAGGATAAGTTTCGTGAGATTTCTTCCTGCTCAAACTGCGGTGACTTTCAGGCTCGCAGAGCTAATATTAAATTTAAATCAAAAGATTCCAAAAAAGCACAGTTTGTTCATACCCTCAACGGGTCAGGACTTGCTGTCGGACGTACTTTTGTTGCAGTAGTTGAAAACTACCAGCAGAAAGACGGAACTATTTTGATACCTGACGCTTTGAAGCCTTACATGGGCGGTCTTGAAGTAATTAAGCCTGAATAG
- a CDS encoding ABC transporter substrate-binding protein, giving the protein MRIFSLLSILSVLFICSVASAGNSKIVVYTSQLEQDAQQTVEAFKKANPGIDVEWTRTGTSALMNKLRAEFTAEAPRPDVLLIADMVTMEGLKKEGRLLAYKNAPVKGYDKELYDKDGNYFSTKIISTGIVYNEKAPFKPKSIKDLLRSEAKNLVIMPSPLYSGAAAIHMHTITQNPDLGWKLYERLAANGAVTSKGNGGTFKAVASGEKLYGFVIDYLPIRNKLKGSPVTFIIPEEGASAVTEPVAILSTANNPEGAKKFVDFLLSDKGQNLASKQGFMPAKKGITPPEGFPEKIKLMPLDTGKALANDKNSKKKFAKVFGG; this is encoded by the coding sequence ATGAGAATTTTTAGTCTGTTATCAATTTTATCTGTGTTGTTTATCTGTTCTGTTGCATCTGCAGGTAATAGTAAAATAGTGGTTTATACATCACAGCTTGAGCAGGATGCCCAGCAGACTGTTGAGGCTTTTAAAAAAGCAAATCCTGGGATTGATGTAGAATGGACACGCACAGGAACGAGTGCGCTGATGAATAAACTTCGCGCTGAATTTACAGCAGAAGCTCCTCGTCCTGACGTGTTGCTGATTGCTGACATGGTTACGATGGAAGGGCTTAAAAAAGAAGGCCGCCTGCTTGCTTATAAGAATGCACCTGTGAAAGGTTATGACAAAGAGTTGTATGATAAAGACGGTAATTATTTCAGTACAAAAATTATCAGTACCGGAATAGTCTATAATGAAAAAGCCCCATTCAAGCCGAAATCCATTAAAGATCTGCTTCGTTCGGAAGCAAAAAATTTAGTAATTATGCCGAGTCCTTTGTACTCCGGAGCTGCAGCAATTCACATGCATACTATAACTCAAAATCCTGATTTGGGTTGGAAGCTTTATGAGAGACTTGCCGCAAACGGAGCCGTAACCAGTAAAGGGAACGGTGGAACGTTCAAGGCCGTAGCCAGTGGTGAAAAGCTTTACGGGTTTGTTATCGATTACTTACCTATCCGCAATAAGCTGAAAGGATCACCCGTAACATTTATTATTCCTGAAGAAGGGGCCAGCGCGGTAACTGAACCTGTTGCAATTCTTTCGACTGCGAACAATCCTGAAGGAGCAAAGAAATTTGTTGATTTTCTCCTTTCTGATAAAGGGCAGAACCTTGCTTCTAAACAAGGATTCATGCCTGCCAAAAAAGGAATAACTCCTCCGGAAGGTTTTCCGGAAAAGATTAAACTCATGCCTCTTGATACAGGTAAAGCTCTTGCAAATGATAAAAACAGTAAAAAGAAATTCGCGAAAGTTTTCGGCGGTTAA
- a CDS encoding ABC transporter permease: MKLSSIARSGIIPARGNGLSLFIPVILAVCILSLMPTVRLLIEGVAPDGVWGLGILREIIGEQSTWTALKHTMFVGLSATLLATFVGCAMGLLIGLTDIRLRKTLTFCFMVPMMIPPQITALSWIQLFGPSSALLNMLGIAPAPGTPHPMYSAWGIALLLGIQQAPLVFLSLKSGLAAMPREMVEAARTCGAGKTRVLLDIVLPLMTPALTVGMALAFVSCIGNFGIPAMLGIPAGYTVLTTLIYQKLANFGPDVIAEAASLSILVSLLALFGVLLQSYVLSRKDFRLVGAPSESLKYKLGKKKWIAESGCWIVIILILVVPVAALFISSLIPSYGVVLSAKTMTFANYISVLFKHDATIRAFINSFALAGGASLILCLIGIPVGYFMVWQRNSLLRFLSPLIELPYALPGVVLSIGCILLFIKPLPVIGISIYGTIWIILIAYLARFLAMGLRPIVGGFLQTDVAMEEAARMCGAGFARRMYDIVLPLIMPAAATGGLFVFLAAFNELTVSVLLWSSGSETLGVVIYNMDDSGNSVLSSSVSILVILAVIALMLVLSAIGRKAPKGSIPWQC, from the coding sequence ATGAAATTAAGTAGTATTGCCCGGTCCGGAATAATTCCGGCCCGGGGGAACGGGCTTAGTCTGTTTATTCCTGTCATTTTAGCTGTATGCATTCTTTCGCTTATGCCTACAGTCCGCCTTTTGATCGAAGGAGTTGCTCCTGACGGTGTATGGGGGCTTGGTATTCTGCGTGAAATTATAGGTGAACAAAGTACGTGGACAGCTTTAAAGCACACCATGTTTGTCGGGCTTAGCGCAACACTTCTTGCTACATTCGTAGGGTGTGCAATGGGGCTTCTTATAGGCTTAACCGATATAAGACTCAGGAAGACTCTAACTTTTTGCTTTATGGTGCCCATGATGATTCCACCGCAGATTACAGCTCTTTCGTGGATACAGCTCTTCGGTCCATCCAGTGCTTTGCTCAATATGCTTGGAATAGCTCCGGCTCCCGGCACCCCGCATCCCATGTATTCTGCGTGGGGGATAGCCCTTCTTCTTGGTATTCAGCAGGCTCCGTTGGTATTTCTTTCTCTTAAATCAGGTCTCGCCGCTATGCCGCGTGAAATGGTGGAAGCTGCCCGTACATGCGGAGCCGGAAAAACGAGAGTGCTTTTGGATATTGTTCTGCCGCTTATGACTCCGGCGTTAACCGTAGGAATGGCTCTGGCATTCGTATCATGCATCGGGAATTTCGGGATACCTGCGATGCTTGGAATTCCTGCCGGATACACTGTTTTGACAACTTTAATCTATCAAAAGCTCGCGAATTTCGGTCCTGACGTTATTGCAGAGGCGGCCTCTTTATCTATCTTAGTCAGCCTTTTGGCTTTGTTTGGAGTTCTTTTACAATCTTATGTGCTTTCCCGTAAAGATTTCAGGTTGGTCGGAGCCCCGTCTGAATCTTTAAAATATAAGCTCGGTAAAAAAAAATGGATTGCTGAAAGCGGATGTTGGATTGTTATTATTCTAATTCTGGTTGTTCCGGTTGCCGCATTATTTATTTCATCGTTAATTCCTTCGTATGGAGTGGTCCTTTCTGCAAAAACAATGACTTTTGCTAATTATATAAGCGTCCTTTTTAAACATGATGCAACGATACGAGCTTTTATCAACAGCTTTGCCCTCGCAGGTGGAGCTTCACTTATTCTATGTCTTATCGGGATTCCCGTTGGGTACTTCATGGTCTGGCAGCGCAATTCATTATTGCGTTTTTTAAGCCCGTTGATTGAACTCCCCTATGCTTTGCCGGGAGTTGTCCTTTCGATCGGGTGCATCCTATTATTTATTAAGCCGCTTCCTGTTATCGGTATCAGTATTTACGGCACAATCTGGATAATTCTTATTGCCTATTTAGCCCGATTTTTGGCTATGGGTTTACGCCCTATTGTCGGCGGATTTTTGCAGACAGATGTCGCTATGGAAGAGGCTGCACGGATGTGCGGAGCAGGTTTTGCCCGCAGGATGTACGATATTGTTTTGCCTTTAATTATGCCTGCCGCTGCAACAGGTGGTTTATTTGTTTTTTTGGCCGCTTTCAATGAGCTTACCGTTTCGGTTCTGCTTTGGAGTTCAGGTTCAGAAACTTTGGGTGTTGTAATTTATAATATGGATGACAGCGGCAATTCTGTTCTTTCTTCTTCTGTTTCTATTTTAGTCATACTTGCTGTTATTGCACTTATGCTTGTGCTTTCTGCTATAGGGCGAAAAGCTCCGAAAGGTTCTATCCCGTGGCAGTGCTGA
- a CDS encoding ABC transporter ATP-binding protein, with the protein MAEVVLKDVVKTYGETVAVDSVSLTVKNGELLALLGASGCGKTTILRILAGFEEIDSGSVCAGEKVFSSGSVHVSAENRNVGVVFQSYALWPHMTVAENVEYPLKVDGIKNGNRKLRVDEALETVGLSGRGECRPAELSGGQRQRVALARCLVMKPDVVLLDEPLANLDVHLRESMLHEFKEFHAQTEATMVFVTHDQSEAMAIADRIAVMDSGRLLQVSSPCELYECPATVQVARFIGRGSVIPVNVTACADGKCEIELEGYHAKVRCPADTATGECLCAFKGEWLNLDNDGLRCSVVRSVYRGGQTALELRICSLPDNCDVVRLNISGYKKMSPGETVCVTIADGWILPLHSQ; encoded by the coding sequence ATGGCTGAAGTTGTTTTGAAGGATGTTGTGAAAACCTATGGAGAAACTGTTGCTGTAGATTCTGTCTCTCTAACAGTAAAAAACGGTGAACTTCTTGCTTTGTTAGGTGCTTCCGGTTGCGGTAAAACTACCATACTGCGTATTTTAGCAGGATTTGAGGAAATAGATTCCGGATCAGTCTGTGCCGGGGAAAAGGTTTTTTCTTCCGGTTCTGTTCACGTGAGCGCAGAAAATCGCAATGTAGGAGTAGTTTTTCAGTCGTATGCGCTTTGGCCGCATATGACAGTTGCAGAAAATGTTGAGTATCCTTTGAAAGTCGACGGAATTAAGAATGGTAATCGAAAATTAAGGGTGGACGAAGCTCTTGAAACCGTCGGGCTTTCGGGGCGTGGTGAGTGTCGTCCGGCGGAGCTGTCCGGCGGACAGAGGCAGAGAGTTGCACTCGCAAGATGTTTAGTTATGAAGCCGGACGTCGTTTTGCTTGATGAGCCTCTGGCAAATCTTGATGTCCACTTACGCGAATCAATGCTGCATGAATTTAAAGAATTTCATGCCCAAACTGAAGCTACTATGGTTTTTGTCACGCATGACCAGTCAGAAGCAATGGCTATCGCCGATAGAATTGCTGTAATGGATAGTGGCAGACTTTTGCAGGTTTCGTCACCTTGTGAATTATATGAATGTCCGGCCACAGTACAGGTTGCACGTTTCATCGGGCGTGGAAGTGTTATACCTGTGAATGTCACCGCTTGCGCAGACGGCAAATGTGAAATTGAACTTGAGGGATATCACGCTAAGGTCAGGTGTCCGGCAGATACAGCGACAGGGGAATGTTTATGCGCCTTTAAAGGAGAATGGCTGAACTTGGACAATGACGGGCTGCGGTGCTCTGTTGTGCGTAGTGTTTACAGAGGCGGGCAGACTGCGCTGGAGCTCCGTATTTGTTCTTTGCCTGATAATTGTGATGTTGTTAGATTAAATATATCCGGTTACAAAAAGATGAGCCCCGGGGAAACGGTCTGTGTTACTATTGCCGACGGATGGATTTTACCGCTACATTCTCAATAA